Genomic window (Granulicella arctica):
GTCAACATCCTGCACGTTGACGCGGTTTAAGACGTTGAGGGCTTCGGCGCTGGTGTTGAGTTTGAGGCGTTCGGTGAGTGAGAAGAGGCGCTGCAGGCGGAGATCGGTGTCGTAGTAGGAGGCTCCGCGATAGCTGTTGCGGCCGATGTTGCCGACGCGATCGTTGAAGGGGAAGCCGTCGCCGTTGATGTCGGAGCCGGCGAGGATGCTGTAGGACTGCGGACTCTGCAGGGTGTTGAGCATGGAGAACTGGATGGCGCGAAGAGGCGCGCTCCAGGTGTGGGGGGACTCGGCGAGCAGGGTGAGGACGAGGCGATGGCGCACGTCGTTGTCGCTGGTGGCGCGGTCGAGCTGGGGTCGGAGGTAGTCCTGGGGCTCGTCCTGGAGCTGATTTTCGGTGGCGACGTCGATCGATTTGCTGTAGACGTAGTTCGCGAGGAGGCTGAAGTTCTGGGAGAACTCTTTGCGGAGGCTGATGGAGCCGGCGTTGTAGATGGACCAGCCGGAGGGCGTGGCGTAGAGGACAAAGCCGAAGTTTGAATCGGCGGGCTGGAACTTCTGGCGGCCATCGGAGAGAAGGCCATTCGGGAGGCCGTTGATGGTGTTCGAGCTGAGGAGATGGATGGCGTGCACGTAGTGGTAGGCAGCGGTGAGGAACCATTTGCCGCCGAGTTCATTTTCGACTTCGAGACTGGATTGTTCGGTGTAGCTCGAAGGGAACTTGCGCTGGGTGAAGCCGAGAGGAAACTGCTTGAGAATGCGGGGCGCGGGATAGATGCCGTTGTGGGTGAAGTTTGAAAAGGCGGGACCCGCGAGGGCCGGGCCGGCGGTGCCGACCATGCCGGCGGGACCGAAGCCGACGAGGTCACGCGCGGGATTGGCGAACTCGGGGATCAGGGGCTGGCTCATGGTGGTGAACGGCGAGGCACCATGCCAGCCGTTGACGAGGCTGCTGTACTCAAGCGACCCGGTATAGAGACCGAAGCTGGCGCGAACTACGCCTTTGCCCTGGCGCATGCCATAGGCGAGGCCGACCCGCGGCTGGACATTGCCGAAGTTGGTGGGATTGATTGCGCCGAGGATGTTAAGATCGTTCGCCGAAGGGAGGACGTCGAGATCGTAGCGAAGGCCGGCGGAGAGGACGAGGTTGGATCGAGCCTTCCATTGATCCTGAACGTAGAGGCCGACCAGTTTGTGCCAAAAGGCGACCTGATCGGCGGCTCGATGCGCGGGGCCGTCGGGGCCGTTGAAGAAGCCACCCTGAAAGGGCAGGGAACGCTGCGGGACCTGCCTGCCGAAGTCTGCCCTGGTCTGCTGGAAGAGGAACTGGACCGCGGTGCCAGGGCCAAAGCCTGCGAAGGGGCCGGTGCCGAAGAAGCTCTGCGGGCTGAAGATGCCGACGCCCGGGGTGAAGTAGGGCGTCTCGGCGCTGAACCAGCCGGGTTGGAAGTCGATACCGGTCTTGAGGGTGTGCGCGCCGCGGGTGTAGGTAACGGCCTCTTTGGACTGGAAGTGATGCTCGCTGTAGTAGTCGACGCCGCCGAGGAAACCACCGCTGTAGAGGGTGTCGGCGACGTTGATGGTGGGCTCGAAGCCGTTGCCGACGGAGTTCATGTAGAAGATGCGGCGGCCGACGGAGACGGCGCTTTCGGAGGTCCAATGGCTGCCTGAGACGTGAAAGAAGTTGGCGTAGGCGGTCTGATCGTGGACTTCGTTGTTGCGGTAGCTTGAGGGTAGTCCCTGACCAGGCGATGCGGATGGAGTGTTGCCGTTGTGCACGTTAGCGAAGAGGTAGCCGACGGCGAGGGTGCTGTGTTCGCTGAGCACATCGGTGGCTTTGCCGAAGGCGTTGTTGTAGTCGCCAATCTGCAGGATGGAGCCGAGCGATTCCGGCGAGAGACCGAGCCTGGTCTTGATCTGGTTGATGCTCGGGGATCCTGGCCCCATGCAGCCTGCAGTGTCGATGCACTTGAGGATGAAGCGGGAGTAGATGGGGGACTGCGCGCGGCGCTGGCCTTCGTAGCCGAGGAAGTAGAAGACTTTGTCCTTGCGGAGCGGGCCGCCGATGGTGGCTCCGAACTGGTTGAAGCGGAGCGTGTTGAAGCCGGGAGCGGAGAGAAGGTTGTTGGCATCGGCGACGTTGTTTCGGAGGTATTCGTAGACGGAGCCGTGCAGGTCGTTGGTGCCGGAGCGGGTAATGGTGTTGACGGCGGCGCCGAGGCTGAGGCCGGCACCAGCGGCGTCGGGGCCACTGACGACGCGGAACTCCTGCACCCAATCGAGCGAAGGACTGACGCGCTGAACGCCGGAGACCATGGTGGTGTAGTCGACACCATCGAGGCCGTAGAAGACGCTGTGGGTCTCGCGGAGGCCGCCAAAGCTGACCTCTAAGACCGTCTCCTGAAAGGCGGATTGCGCCCCGGTGCTGGAGTTGCGGCCAACGGTCGCGGTGGGAGTGAGCAGGACGAAGTTGACGAAGTCGCGGTCAGAGGTGGGGAGATCGGCGATCTGCCGGGGGCTGATGACCTGGCTGGATTCGGTCCGCTCTTTGTCGACGCCTTGCAGGGTGTCGTGTACTTCGACCTGCTCGGTGTTGGAGCGGATGCGGAGCGGTACCTGCAGGTCAATGACCTGGCCGAGCGTGAGCACAAGCGGCTGCTGGTAGGGGGCGAATGAATCGGCGTTCACGGTGACGGTGTAGGGACCGGGGCGAAGACCGGGGACGGCGACCGCGCCTCGCTGATCAGAGAGGAGATTTCGCACGATGCCGGTATCGGTGCTGCGAACGGAGACGTTGGCCTGCGAGACGGCGCGGCCTTGCGGGTCGGAGACGGTGAGCGTCAACGTAGCGAACTGCTGGGCGCATGCTGGAGTGAGTGCGAGAAACAGGAGAAGCGGCAGCGAGAGGAGTTGGACACGGAGACCGCGATGCATGGGAGCGGAGGATCGTGGCGGACAGGGCACACGCTTCGTGGAAGCACGATCGAGAGACGAGGTCATACGGTTTCCTCTAAAAGAATGAATGGAGATTAAAGTGGCCTAAGTCGCAGGCCCTCATTATGCGCAGTGAAGAGCGAGGGCGCGTCGGCCAGAAGGATGAAGTGGGCTCAAACTATGGGTGGAGAGAGTGGCTCCTGGAGTAGCCGCGATGGCAGGCTTGAGCGTTGCGCGTCCGGAGCCGCTGCCGCCAGGATGAGTGGCGGCAACGGCTCGGTGGGTGGTCTTGTGGACAGGCGAGTGAGGTGGTTGCGGTCCGCTCTCGGTTGAGGAAGTGGGAACGGCCTCAAGATCCCCAGTCGACACTGATGTGTGGGCCGGCGGTTGAGACGGACGGTGCTATTTGGCAGCCATCTCGGCGGCTTCTGCGTGGATGACGTTGGGAAGGTTGACCGCTACATAGCCGTCGCGCGCGACCATCTTGCCGCGTTCGCGGTAGAGGGCGGGGTCCTCCGGTTGCACGGTCGCGAGACCGTCGACGTAGCGGT
Coding sequences:
- a CDS encoding TonB-dependent receptor, which encodes MTSSLDRASTKRVPCPPRSSAPMHRGLRVQLLSLPLLLFLALTPACAQQFATLTLTVSDPQGRAVSQANVSVRSTDTGIVRNLLSDQRGAVAVPGLRPGPYTVTVNADSFAPYQQPLVLTLGQVIDLQVPLRIRSNTEQVEVHDTLQGVDKERTESSQVISPRQIADLPTSDRDFVNFVLLTPTATVGRNSSTGAQSAFQETVLEVSFGGLRETHSVFYGLDGVDYTTMVSGVQRVSPSLDWVQEFRVVSGPDAAGAGLSLGAAVNTITRSGTNDLHGSVYEYLRNNVADANNLLSAPGFNTLRFNQFGATIGGPLRKDKVFYFLGYEGQRRAQSPIYSRFILKCIDTAGCMGPGSPSINQIKTRLGLSPESLGSILQIGDYNNAFGKATDVLSEHSTLAVGYLFANVHNGNTPSASPGQGLPSSYRNNEVHDQTAYANFFHVSGSHWTSESAVSVGRRIFYMNSVGNGFEPTINVADTLYSGGFLGGVDYYSEHHFQSKEAVTYTRGAHTLKTGIDFQPGWFSAETPYFTPGVGIFSPQSFFGTGPFAGFGPGTAVQFLFQQTRADFGRQVPQRSLPFQGGFFNGPDGPAHRAADQVAFWHKLVGLYVQDQWKARSNLVLSAGLRYDLDVLPSANDLNILGAINPTNFGNVQPRVGLAYGMRQGKGVVRASFGLYTGSLEYSSLVNGWHGASPFTTMSQPLIPEFANPARDLVGFGPAGMVGTAGPALAGPAFSNFTHNGIYPAPRILKQFPLGFTQRKFPSSYTEQSSLEVENELGGKWFLTAAYHYVHAIHLLSSNTINGLPNGLLSDGRQKFQPADSNFGFVLYATPSGWSIYNAGSISLRKEFSQNFSLLANYVYSKSIDVATENQLQDEPQDYLRPQLDRATSDNDVRHRLVLTLLAESPHTWSAPLRAIQFSMLNTLQSPQSYSILAGSDINGDGFPFNDRVGNIGRNSYRGASYYDTDLRLQRLFSLTERLKLNTSAEALNVLNRVNVQDVDQVYGAGEFGGATPQRYGDGVTSPANPTFGTPTFAGAARQIQLSLKLKF